A part of Winslowiella toletana genomic DNA contains:
- the zapA gene encoding cell division protein ZapA — translation MSAQPVDIQIFGRSLRVNCPPEQQDALNMAAEDLNQRLQDLKVRTRVTNTEQLVFIAALNICHELAQEKVKTRDYAANMEQRIRMLQQTIEQALLEQGRISDRQGAKFE, via the coding sequence ATGTCTGCACAACCGGTAGATATTCAAATTTTTGGCCGTTCATTACGAGTGAATTGTCCGCCTGAACAGCAAGATGCGCTGAACATGGCTGCGGAAGACCTCAATCAACGGTTGCAAGATTTAAAAGTTCGCACTAGAGTCACAAATACCGAGCAACTGGTGTTTATCGCTGCATTGAATATTTGTCATGAACTGGCGCAGGAAAAAGTCAAAACACGCGACTATGCCGCCAACATGGAACAACGCATTCGTATGCTGCAACAGACCATTGAGCAAGCGCTGCTTGAACAAGGTCGCATATCTGATCGCCAGGGTGCTAAGTTCGAATAA
- a CDS encoding 5-formyltetrahydrofolate cyclo-ligase has protein sequence MTALLLSDRQDIRTHVRHLRQGLSDQQQQQAAEQAAERALNFAPIQQARNIALFLSVDGELNTRPLIAKLWQQKKQVYLPVLHPFARGQLLFMHYDAATPLQPNRLRIPEPPLNILNLLPLSELEVVLMPLVAFDPAGHRLGMGGGFYDRTLQNWRQHRFLPIGLAHDCQQVDELPVAEWDVPLSAMITPSKVWQW, from the coding sequence ATGACAGCCCTTTTATTGTCAGATCGTCAGGATATTCGGACCCATGTTCGCCATCTGCGTCAGGGGTTAAGCGACCAGCAACAGCAACAGGCCGCCGAACAAGCCGCCGAGCGCGCGCTTAATTTTGCCCCCATCCAGCAAGCCCGTAATATCGCCCTGTTTCTCTCGGTCGATGGCGAACTGAATACCCGTCCGCTGATCGCCAAACTGTGGCAACAGAAAAAACAGGTTTATCTGCCGGTGCTGCACCCTTTTGCCCGTGGACAACTGCTGTTTATGCATTACGACGCCGCAACGCCGCTGCAGCCTAACCGCTTGCGCATTCCTGAGCCGCCGCTGAATATCCTTAACCTGCTACCGTTAAGCGAGCTGGAGGTGGTGCTGATGCCACTGGTGGCCTTTGATCCTGCCGGACATCGTCTGGGGATGGGCGGCGGCTTCTACGACCGTACCTTGCAGAACTGGCGGCAACACCGCTTTCTGCCGATTGGTCTGGCGCATGATTGTCAGCAGGTGGATGAACTACCGGTCGCGGAGTGGGATGTGCCGTTGTCGGCGATGATTACGCCGTCGAAGGTATGGCAGTGGTGA
- a CDS encoding YecA family protein encodes MSIQNTMPGYNTLASALTLQGVGMTPAEMHGLISGIICGGPGDRNWQTLVHELTNEGLAFSQALSQPLQQLHQGISEMLEDDGFLFQLYLPDEDDITVFDRADALAGWVNHFLLGLGVTQPKLDKVKGETGEAIDDLRTISQLGYDEDEDQEELENSLEEIIEYVRVAALLCHDTFTRQQPTAVEIKKPTLH; translated from the coding sequence ATGTCTATACAGAACACAATGCCGGGTTATAACACTCTGGCCTCGGCTCTCACCCTGCAAGGGGTTGGGATGACACCGGCGGAAATGCACGGTTTAATCAGCGGCATTATCTGCGGCGGCCCCGGCGACCGCAACTGGCAAACACTGGTGCATGAGCTGACCAACGAAGGACTGGCGTTCTCGCAGGCGCTGTCGCAACCGTTGCAGCAGCTGCATCAGGGCATCAGCGAAATGCTGGAAGATGATGGCTTTCTGTTCCAGCTCTATCTGCCGGATGAAGATGACATCACGGTATTCGATCGCGCTGACGCACTGGCGGGCTGGGTTAACCATTTCCTGTTAGGTCTTGGCGTAACGCAGCCGAAGCTGGACAAGGTGAAAGGCGAGACCGGCGAAGCGATTGACGATCTGCGCACTATTTCCCAGCTGGGTTATGATGAAGACGAAGATCAGGAAGAGCTGGAGAACTCACTGGAAGAGATTATTGAGTATGTGCGCGTTGCCGCGCTGCTTTGCCATGATACTTTTACCCGTCAGCAGCCAACTGCCGTTGAGATAAAGAAACCAACGCTACACTAA
- the fbaA gene encoding class II fructose-bisphosphate aldolase gives MSKIFDFVKPGVITGDDVQKVFQVAKENKFALPAVNCIGTDSINAVLEAAAKVKAPVIVQFSNGGAAFIAGKGFKSDVPQAAAIQGAISGAHHVHQMAEQYGVPVILHTDHCAKKLLPWIDGLLDAGEKHFAATGKPLFSSHMIDLSEESLEENIEISSKYLARMAKINMTLEIELGCTGGEEDGVDNSHMDASALYTQPQDVDYAYEKLNAISPRFTIAASFGNVHGVYKPGNVKLTPTILKDSQEYVSKKHGLPHNSLDFVFHGGSGSSAQEIKDSISYGVVKMNIDTDTQWANWDGILQYYKKNEGYLQSQLGNPEGADKPNKKYYDPRVWLRSAQSSMVVRLEQAFKELNAIDVL, from the coding sequence ATGTCTAAAATTTTTGATTTCGTAAAACCAGGCGTTATCACCGGTGATGACGTACAGAAAGTTTTCCAGGTAGCGAAAGAGAACAAATTCGCTCTGCCAGCAGTTAACTGCATCGGCACTGACTCAATCAACGCCGTTCTGGAAGCTGCTGCTAAAGTTAAAGCGCCGGTTATCGTCCAGTTCTCTAATGGCGGCGCCGCGTTTATCGCTGGCAAAGGCTTTAAATCTGATGTGCCACAGGCTGCGGCAATTCAGGGCGCCATCTCTGGCGCGCATCATGTGCATCAGATGGCTGAACAGTATGGCGTGCCGGTGATCCTGCATACCGACCACTGTGCGAAGAAACTGCTGCCATGGATCGACGGTCTGCTGGACGCCGGTGAAAAACACTTTGCAGCGACCGGTAAACCCCTGTTCTCTTCTCATATGATCGACCTGTCAGAAGAGTCTCTGGAAGAAAATATCGAGATCAGCAGCAAATATCTGGCGCGCATGGCGAAAATCAACATGACGCTGGAAATCGAACTGGGTTGTACCGGTGGTGAAGAAGATGGCGTTGATAACAGCCATATGGATGCATCTGCACTGTATACCCAGCCGCAGGACGTTGATTACGCTTACGAAAAACTGAACGCGATCAGCCCGCGTTTCACTATCGCTGCCTCTTTCGGTAACGTACACGGCGTGTACAAGCCAGGCAACGTTAAGCTGACCCCAACTATCCTGAAAGATTCTCAGGAATACGTCAGCAAGAAACACGGTCTGCCGCACAACTCGCTGGATTTCGTTTTCCACGGTGGTTCCGGTTCTTCTGCGCAGGAAATCAAAGATTCAATCAGCTACGGCGTAGTGAAAATGAACATTGATACCGATACTCAGTGGGCGAACTGGGACGGCATCCTGCAGTACTACAAAAAGAACGAAGGTTATCTGCAATCGCAGCTGGGTAACCCGGAAGGCGCTGATAAGCCAAACAAGAAATATTACGATCCACGCGTATGGCTGCGTTCTGCACAATCCTCAATGGTTGTGCGTCTGGAGCAGGCATTTAAAGAACTGAACGCGATCGACGTTCTGTAA
- the ubiH gene encoding 2-octaprenyl-6-methoxyphenyl hydroxylase codes for MSIIIAGGGMTGATLALAISQLSQGRLPVTLIEATAPGERDHPGYDGRAIALAEGTCQQLAAINIWPFLQDCATPITHVHVSDRGHPGLVSLNAQDYAVSALGQVVELHEVGQRLFSMLQQAPGVTLRCPAAVTAVERTQQQVTVTLDSGEQLNGQLLVAADGSRSGIAASCGIQWQTEDYRQLAVIANVSTQLPHNGRAFERFTRYGPLAVLPMSASRCSLVWCHPLEDRARVDSWSGDEFLRQLQNAFGWRLGKFTQVGQRVSYPLALQTASQNTSHRLALVGNAAQTLHPIAGQGFNLGLRDVMSLAETLANAERHQQDPGSFAVLQHYQQRRQPDRQATVAITDGLVRLFANRYQPLVVARNLGLMAMDNLPLMRNMLAERTLGWVKR; via the coding sequence ATGAGCATAATTATCGCAGGCGGCGGGATGACCGGCGCGACCCTGGCGCTGGCGATTTCACAGCTTTCGCAGGGCAGACTGCCGGTGACGCTGATTGAAGCCACGGCGCCGGGCGAGCGCGATCATCCAGGTTACGATGGCCGGGCGATTGCGTTAGCCGAAGGCACCTGCCAGCAGCTGGCGGCGATTAATATCTGGCCGTTTCTGCAGGATTGCGCCACACCGATTACCCATGTCCACGTCAGCGATCGCGGCCATCCTGGTCTGGTATCGCTGAATGCGCAGGATTACGCGGTTTCCGCTCTTGGTCAGGTGGTTGAACTGCATGAGGTCGGCCAGCGGCTGTTCAGCATGTTGCAGCAGGCGCCTGGCGTCACGCTGCGCTGCCCGGCGGCGGTAACCGCAGTGGAACGCACTCAGCAGCAGGTGACGGTAACGCTGGACAGCGGCGAACAGCTTAACGGACAGCTGCTGGTGGCGGCGGACGGTTCGCGATCCGGAATAGCAGCTTCATGCGGCATCCAGTGGCAGACGGAAGATTATCGCCAGCTGGCGGTGATCGCGAATGTATCAACCCAGTTGCCGCATAATGGCCGTGCCTTTGAGCGTTTTACCCGTTACGGACCGCTGGCGGTATTGCCAATGTCCGCCAGCCGTTGTTCGCTGGTGTGGTGTCACCCGCTGGAAGACCGCGCGCGAGTGGATAGCTGGAGTGGCGATGAATTCTTACGCCAGCTGCAAAACGCTTTTGGCTGGCGGCTGGGCAAATTTACCCAGGTGGGGCAGCGGGTCAGTTATCCACTGGCGCTGCAAACTGCCAGCCAAAATACCAGCCATCGTCTGGCGCTGGTGGGCAATGCGGCGCAGACGTTGCATCCGATTGCCGGTCAGGGTTTTAATCTCGGCCTGCGCGATGTGATGTCGCTGGCGGAAACCCTGGCCAATGCCGAACGTCATCAGCAGGATCCCGGCAGTTTTGCTGTGCTGCAACATTATCAACAACGCCGTCAGCCCGATCGGCAGGCCACCGTCGCTATTACCGATGGCCTGGTGCGTCTGTTCGCCAACCGCTATCAGCCGTTGGTGGTGGCGCGTAATCTCGGCCTGATGGCCATGGACAATTTACCGCTGATGCGCAATATGCTGGCCGAGCGCACGCTCGGCTGGGTAAAGCGTTGA
- the pepP gene encoding Xaa-Pro aminopeptidase, producing MAPASAAVIFAAPEATRNADSEYPYRQNSDFWYFTGFNEPEAVLVLIKSDETHNHSVLFNRVRDKTAEIWFGRRLGQEAAPEKLGVDRALPYDDLQQQLHLLLNGLDVVYHAQGESAAADSILFSALDKLRRGFRQNLRAPDTLVDWRPWVHEMRLFKSAEEIEILRQAGKISALAHTRAMQQCRPGMYEYQLEGEIQHEFNRHGARFPSYSTIVGGGENGCILHYTENESPLRDGDLVLIDAGCEFHGYAGDITRTFPVNGKFSAPQRAIYDIVLASLYRSLELFAPGVSIRDVNQEVVRIMVTGLVELGVMKGEVDQLIADAAHRQFFMHGLSHWLGLDVHDVGDYGTVDRGRTLQPGMVLTIEPGLYIAPDADVPAEYRGIGIRIEDDIVITAEGNENLTDTVVKDADDIEALMAAAKAL from the coding sequence ATGGCTCCGGCCAGTGCGGCGGTGATTTTTGCTGCGCCAGAAGCAACGCGCAACGCAGACAGTGAGTATCCGTATCGCCAGAACAGCGATTTCTGGTACTTCACCGGTTTTAACGAGCCGGAAGCTGTGCTGGTACTGATTAAAAGCGATGAAACGCACAACCACAGCGTGCTGTTTAACCGCGTACGCGATAAGACTGCTGAGATCTGGTTTGGCCGTCGTCTCGGTCAGGAGGCTGCGCCGGAAAAACTGGGTGTCGACCGCGCATTGCCGTATGACGATCTCCAGCAGCAGCTGCATCTGCTGTTGAATGGTCTGGATGTGGTGTATCACGCCCAGGGCGAATCTGCGGCGGCGGACAGCATTCTGTTTAGCGCGCTGGATAAATTGCGTCGCGGCTTCCGCCAGAATTTACGCGCGCCGGATACGCTGGTCGACTGGCGTCCATGGGTGCATGAGATGCGTCTGTTTAAATCCGCGGAAGAGATTGAAATCCTGCGTCAGGCGGGGAAAATCAGCGCACTGGCCCATACCCGCGCGATGCAGCAGTGTCGTCCGGGCATGTATGAATATCAGCTGGAAGGTGAAATTCAGCATGAGTTTAACCGCCACGGCGCACGCTTCCCGTCTTACAGCACCATCGTTGGCGGCGGCGAAAACGGCTGCATTCTGCACTATACCGAAAATGAATCACCGCTGCGTGATGGCGACCTGGTGCTGATTGACGCTGGTTGCGAGTTCCACGGCTACGCTGGCGATATCACCCGTACCTTCCCGGTTAATGGCAAATTCAGTGCGCCGCAGCGCGCCATCTACGACATTGTGCTGGCATCGTTGTACCGTTCGCTGGAGCTGTTTGCGCCCGGCGTCAGCATTCGCGATGTTAATCAGGAAGTGGTGCGGATTATGGTCACTGGTCTGGTTGAGCTTGGCGTGATGAAAGGCGAAGTCGATCAGCTGATTGCCGATGCAGCGCATCGCCAGTTCTTTATGCACGGTCTCAGCCACTGGCTGGGTCTGGATGTGCATGATGTCGGCGATTACGGCACCGTCGACCGTGGCCGCACTCTGCAACCCGGCATGGTGCTGACCATCGAGCCAGGCCTGTATATTGCGCCGGACGCCGATGTGCCTGCGGAGTATCGCGGAATCGGCATTCGTATTGAAGACGACATTGTGATCACTGCCGAGGGTAATGAAAATCTTACCGACACTGTGGTGAAAGATGCCGATGACATTGAAGCATTAATGGCGGCAGCTAAAGCGTTATGA
- a CDS encoding oxidative stress defense protein, with the protein MKLKALALAAMMGAGTLPLAVQAEELPNGPHVVTSGQASVDATPDIATLAIEVNVSSKDAAEAKKQADTRVAQYFDLLQKNGIDKKDIDAANLRTQPEYDYTKEGKSILKGYRAVRQVQVTLRQLDKLNDLLDGALKSGLNEIRSVELGVAHPDEYRNQARKAAIDNATKQAAALAEGFNAKLGPVYSIRYHVANYQPMPVARMYKTADAAPMTSAEQTYEQQSIHFDDQVDVVFEIQRNQQ; encoded by the coding sequence GTGAAATTGAAAGCGCTGGCTCTGGCCGCAATGATGGGCGCAGGAACACTGCCTTTAGCAGTGCAGGCAGAAGAGTTGCCAAATGGCCCGCATGTGGTCACCTCCGGGCAGGCAAGCGTCGATGCCACGCCGGATATCGCCACGCTGGCGATTGAAGTGAACGTGTCATCAAAAGATGCCGCCGAAGCCAAGAAGCAGGCCGATACCCGTGTGGCACAGTATTTCGATCTGCTGCAGAAAAACGGTATCGACAAGAAAGATATTGATGCTGCCAATCTGCGTACTCAGCCAGAATACGATTATACCAAAGAGGGTAAATCGATACTGAAGGGCTATCGCGCGGTGCGTCAGGTGCAGGTGACGCTGCGTCAGCTGGATAAACTTAACGACCTGCTTGATGGCGCGCTGAAATCCGGTCTGAATGAGATCCGTTCAGTCGAACTGGGTGTGGCGCATCCGGACGAGTATCGTAATCAGGCGCGCAAAGCAGCGATTGATAATGCGACTAAACAGGCCGCTGCGCTGGCGGAAGGCTTTAACGCGAAGCTGGGACCGGTTTACAGCATTCGTTACCATGTGGCCAATTATCAGCCGATGCCAGTGGCGCGGATGTATAAAACCGCCGATGCAGCGCCAATGACCTCTGCTGAACAGACCTACGAGCAGCAGAGCATTCACTTTGACGATCAGGTGGATGTGGTGTTTGAGATTCAGCGTAACCAGCAGTAA
- a CDS encoding LysR family transcriptional regulator ArgP: MKRPDYRTLQALDAVIRERGFERAAQKLCITQSAVSQRIKQLENMFGQPLLVRTVPPRPTEQGQKLLALLHQVELLEEEWLGDENGGATPLLLSLAVNADSLATWLLPALKTVLTDSPVRLNLQVEDETRTQERLRRGEVVGAVSIQPQPLPSCLVDQLGALDYLFVGSREFADRYFPNGVTRSALLKAPAVAFDHLDDMHQAFLQQNFDLSPGSVPCHIVNSSEAFVQLARQGSTCCMIPHLQIEKELASGELIDLTPGLLQRRMLYWHRFAPESRLMRRVTDALLAHGHRVLRQDTE, from the coding sequence ATGAAACGCCCGGACTACAGAACGCTTCAGGCGCTGGATGCGGTGATTCGTGAGCGTGGCTTCGAACGTGCTGCGCAAAAGCTATGCATTACCCAATCCGCGGTATCACAGCGGATTAAGCAGTTAGAGAATATGTTTGGCCAGCCACTGCTGGTGCGAACCGTGCCGCCGCGCCCGACAGAACAGGGGCAGAAGCTGCTGGCGCTGTTACATCAGGTAGAGCTGCTGGAAGAGGAGTGGCTGGGTGATGAAAATGGCGGCGCTACCCCGCTGCTACTGTCACTGGCGGTCAACGCCGACAGTCTGGCGACCTGGCTGCTGCCGGCACTGAAAACCGTGCTGACCGACTCGCCGGTGCGTCTGAATTTGCAGGTCGAAGATGAGACCCGCACTCAGGAGCGTCTGCGTCGTGGTGAAGTGGTGGGGGCGGTTTCGATCCAGCCGCAGCCACTGCCAAGCTGTCTGGTCGATCAGCTGGGTGCGCTGGACTATCTGTTTGTCGGCTCCAGAGAGTTTGCCGATCGCTACTTCCCGAATGGCGTCACGCGCTCCGCGCTGCTGAAAGCCCCGGCGGTAGCCTTTGACCATCTGGATGATATGCATCAGGCGTTTTTGCAGCAAAACTTCGATCTGTCGCCGGGCAGCGTGCCCTGCCATATCGTTAACTCGTCGGAAGCTTTTGTGCAGCTGGCGCGTCAGGGGTCGACCTGCTGTATGATCCCGCATCTGCAAATCGAGAAAGAGCTGGCCAGCGGTGAACTGATTGATTTAACGCCGGGGCTGTTACAGCGCCGGATGCTTTACTGGCACCGTTTTGCGCCGGAGAGCCGGCTGATGCGGCGGGTGACCGACGCCCTGCTGGCGCATGGTCATCGGGTGCTACGTCAGGATACTGAATAG
- the serA gene encoding phosphoglycerate dehydrogenase yields MAKVSLEKDKIKFLLVEGVHQSALENLRASGYTNIEFHKGALDSDSLKESIRDAHFVGIRSRSQLTEEIFAAAEKLVAVGCFCIGTNQVDLNAAAKRGIPVFNAPFSNTRSVAELVIGELLLMLRGIPEANAKAHRGIWNKLAVGSFEARGKKLGIIGYGHIGMQLGVLAESLGMHVFFYDIENKLPLGNATQVRHLSDLLNMSDVVSLHVPETASTQNMMGAEELALMKPGSLLINASRGTVVDIPALCEVLANKHLAGAAIDVFPEEPATNTDPFNSPLCEFDNVILTPHIGGSTQEAQENIGIEVAGKLAKYSDNGSTLSAVNFPEVSLPMHGAAVSRLLHIHENRPGVLTAINQIFAEQGINIAAQYLQTTPQMGYVVIDIDAPQDVADRALQLMKAIPGTSRARLLY; encoded by the coding sequence ATGGCAAAGGTATCACTGGAGAAAGACAAGATTAAATTCCTGCTGGTGGAAGGTGTTCACCAGAGCGCGCTGGAAAATCTGCGTGCGTCAGGCTATACCAATATCGAATTTCATAAAGGCGCGCTGGATAGCGACTCTTTAAAGGAATCCATCCGTGATGCGCACTTCGTTGGCATCCGTTCGCGTTCGCAACTGACCGAAGAGATTTTTGCTGCGGCGGAAAAACTGGTCGCGGTGGGCTGCTTCTGTATCGGCACTAACCAGGTGGACCTGAATGCAGCGGCGAAACGCGGGATTCCGGTGTTTAACGCGCCTTTCTCCAATACCCGATCCGTTGCTGAGCTGGTGATTGGCGAGCTGCTGCTGATGCTGCGCGGCATTCCTGAAGCTAACGCCAAAGCCCATCGCGGTATCTGGAATAAGCTGGCGGTTGGCTCTTTCGAAGCGCGTGGCAAAAAGCTGGGCATCATTGGTTACGGCCATATCGGTATGCAGCTGGGCGTGCTGGCGGAAAGCCTCGGTATGCATGTGTTCTTCTACGATATCGAAAACAAGCTGCCACTGGGTAACGCCACCCAGGTTCGCCATCTCTCCGACCTGCTGAATATGAGCGATGTGGTCAGCCTGCATGTACCAGAAACCGCTTCAACGCAGAATATGATGGGCGCGGAAGAGCTGGCGCTGATGAAGCCAGGTTCGCTGCTGATTAACGCTTCACGCGGCACCGTGGTGGATATTCCGGCGCTGTGTGAGGTGCTGGCGAATAAACATCTGGCGGGCGCGGCGATTGACGTGTTCCCGGAAGAACCGGCAACCAATACCGATCCATTTAACTCGCCGCTGTGTGAGTTTGACAACGTGATTCTGACGCCACATATCGGCGGTTCCACCCAGGAAGCGCAGGAAAATATCGGCATTGAAGTGGCGGGCAAGCTGGCGAAGTACTCTGACAACGGTTCAACCCTGTCAGCAGTTAACTTCCCGGAAGTCTCGCTGCCGATGCATGGCGCTGCGGTGAGTCGTCTGCTGCATATCCATGAAAACCGTCCAGGCGTGCTGACGGCGATTAACCAGATCTTTGCCGAGCAGGGCATCAATATCGCCGCGCAGTATCTGCAAACCACCCCGCAGATGGGCTATGTCGTCATTGATATCGATGCGCCGCAGGATGTGGCCGACAGAGCGCTGCAACTGATGAAGGCGATTCCAGGTACTTCACGCGCACGTCTGTTGTACTGA
- the rpiA gene encoding ribose-5-phosphate isomerase RpiA, whose protein sequence is MTQDELKKAVGWAALEYVQPGTIVGVGTGSTAAHFIDALGSIKHQIEGAVSSSDASTARLKSLGIQVFDLNEVDALSIYVDGADEINPQMQMIKGGGAALTREKIIAAVADKFICIADESKQVDVLGKFPLPVEVIPMARAFVARELVKLGGLPEYRQHVLTDNGNIILDVHNLQILEPIALEKAINALPGVVTVGLFASRGADVALIGTASGVKTIDN, encoded by the coding sequence ATGACGCAGGATGAACTGAAAAAAGCAGTCGGTTGGGCAGCGCTCGAATACGTGCAACCCGGAACCATTGTCGGTGTGGGCACCGGCTCCACCGCCGCACACTTTATTGATGCCCTCGGATCGATTAAACATCAAATCGAAGGCGCAGTTTCCAGCTCTGACGCTTCCACCGCCAGACTGAAAAGTTTAGGGATTCAGGTGTTCGATCTGAATGAAGTGGATGCGTTATCAATCTACGTTGATGGCGCCGATGAGATCAACCCGCAGATGCAGATGATCAAAGGCGGCGGCGCGGCGCTGACGCGCGAGAAAATTATCGCTGCGGTGGCGGATAAGTTTATCTGCATTGCTGATGAGTCGAAACAGGTAGATGTGCTGGGTAAATTCCCGCTGCCGGTGGAAGTGATCCCGATGGCCCGTGCGTTTGTGGCGCGTGAGCTGGTGAAGCTGGGCGGCCTGCCGGAGTATCGTCAGCATGTGCTGACCGATAACGGCAACATTATTCTCGACGTGCATAATCTGCAAATTCTTGAGCCGATTGCGCTGGAAAAAGCGATTAATGCGCTGCCAGGCGTGGTGACTGTCGGCTTGTTTGCCAGCCGCGGCGCGGATGTGGCGTTAATCGGCACCGCTTCAGGTGTGAAAACTATCGATAACTGA
- the argO gene encoding arginine exporter ArgO: MFSIYFQGVALGAALILPLGPQNAFVMNQGIRRQYHLMTAGLCSLSDILLICAGVFGGSALLNQSPLLLNLVTWGGVAFLLWYGWGALRTALSGNIALASATLLQQSRWRIIATMMAVTWLNPHVYLDTFVVLGSLGGQLPAEARYWFALGTISASVLWFFGLALLASWLSPLLSTRKAQRIINLLVGLVMWFIAFMLAQKGIAGFN; the protein is encoded by the coding sequence GTGTTTTCAATTTATTTTCAGGGTGTTGCCTTAGGCGCGGCACTGATATTACCGCTTGGCCCACAAAATGCTTTTGTGATGAATCAGGGCATCCGGCGCCAGTATCATCTGATGACTGCTGGTCTCTGTTCGCTGAGCGATATCCTGCTGATCTGCGCTGGCGTGTTTGGCGGTAGCGCGTTGCTGAATCAGTCGCCGCTGCTGCTGAATCTGGTCACCTGGGGTGGGGTGGCGTTTCTGTTGTGGTATGGCTGGGGCGCGCTGCGCACCGCATTAAGCGGCAATATCGCGCTGGCTTCCGCCACGCTGTTGCAGCAGAGCCGCTGGCGCATTATCGCCACCATGATGGCGGTCACCTGGCTGAATCCGCATGTATACCTCGATACCTTTGTGGTGCTGGGTAGTCTCGGCGGTCAGCTACCGGCAGAAGCGCGCTACTGGTTTGCGCTGGGCACCATCAGCGCGTCGGTATTGTGGTTCTTCGGCCTTGCGCTGCTGGCATCCTGGCTGTCGCCGCTATTAAGCACCCGTAAAGCCCAGCGGATTATCAATCTGCTGGTGGGGCTGGTGATGTGGTTTATCGCCTTTATGCTGGCGCAGAAGGGAATCGCCGGATTTAACTGA
- the mscS gene encoding small-conductance mechanosensitive channel MscS, protein MEDLNVLNGINSAGGWLVRNQALLLSYAVNIVAAIAIIIVGMIVARIISNGVNRVLLARGIDATVADFLSAMVRYGVIAFTLIAALGRVGVQTASVIAVLGAAGLAVGLALQGSLANLAAGVLLVTFRPFRTGEFVDLGGVMGTVLSVQIFSTTLRSADGKMVVVPNGKVIAGNIVNFSREPVRRNEFIVGVAYDADVDEVKQLLREVVEADDRVLKDRGIQIGLNELAASSLNFVVRCWSNSGDLQDVYWDLLANFKKALDSKGIGIPYPQMDVHLHHNKAPQQQEPAPTE, encoded by the coding sequence ATGGAAGATTTAAACGTGCTAAATGGCATCAACAGCGCCGGTGGCTGGCTGGTGCGTAACCAGGCATTGCTGCTGAGCTATGCGGTCAATATCGTCGCCGCCATTGCGATTATTATCGTGGGTATGATTGTGGCGCGCATTATCTCTAATGGTGTAAACAGAGTGCTGCTGGCGCGCGGTATTGATGCGACGGTGGCGGATTTCCTGTCGGCAATGGTGCGTTACGGGGTGATTGCTTTTACCCTGATTGCTGCACTGGGACGCGTCGGGGTGCAAACCGCTTCTGTCATCGCGGTGCTGGGCGCCGCCGGTCTGGCCGTGGGTCTGGCGTTGCAAGGCTCGCTGGCTAACCTTGCGGCTGGCGTCCTGCTGGTGACCTTCCGTCCTTTCCGTACCGGTGAGTTTGTCGACCTTGGCGGCGTGATGGGCACCGTGCTCAGCGTGCAGATCTTCTCCACCACGCTGCGTTCTGCCGATGGCAAAATGGTGGTGGTGCCAAACGGTAAAGTGATTGCCGGTAATATTGTTAACTTCTCGCGCGAACCGGTGCGCCGTAACGAGTTTATCGTTGGCGTCGCTTACGATGCGGATGTTGATGAAGTAAAACAGCTGCTGCGTGAAGTGGTGGAAGCGGATGATCGCGTGCTGAAAGATCGCGGCATCCAGATAGGCCTGAATGAACTGGCGGCCTCTTCGCTGAACTTTGTGGTGCGTTGCTGGAGCAACAGTGGCGATCTGCAGGATGTTTACTGGGATCTGCTGGCGAACTTTAAAAAAGCGCTGGATAGCAAAGGTATCGGCATTCCTTACCCACAGATGGATGTGCATCTGCATCACAATAAGGCTCCGCAGCAGCAGGAACCCGCCCCGACTGAGTAA